A segment of the Denticeps clupeoides chromosome 2, fDenClu1.1, whole genome shotgun sequence genome:
CGCGTGTTATCTTGAGTGATGACGCCGAGGTTAAAGGGTGACATAGCTGAGCATGCTGAGtagcatccacacacacacacacacacacacacacactctcactgaACAGCTCATATACTGCAGCCTTCTGCTCGGGACCCTCAGACAACAAATTTGGGACATTTGGCACCACGGAGGACAATCAGAGGGCAGCAGATGTCAGTGGGACCGCCTTTGTCCCCACAAGCCTCCATTCTTTCCGTTCTGGACCACCTCATTGCTGCAGTCCATTGTCATTAATTTGGTGCTGGGCGTTGCTCATTTTTACCCTGTCTGAAGCACGCTGACGGCCAATTCATTCCAAccagctaacacacacacacacacacacacacacacacactttctcttctGCACGACCACAGTTTACATTTCtcaaatgacacattttgtttaatttaatttttttcagaggACGTTCACCCCACTCCAGATGCTTTACACAGTCTGTGGCTTTTGtaaggtgtatgtgtgtttttttttttttttttttttatgaaaataatttagactgtctgttttttatattgttaGTCCTGCTCTTCTTAATTTTCTTTAGTCTGCCTATTCAATCAAATACAAATGCGTGAAGAATACAAATGCCGAAATAATCATAcgaatgataataaaaaaggagGAGTGTCCTACACAGCAGGTTAATAAATCTGGACTcgtatttacattttcatgccttacatttttattatttattatttcatcagcgatttcatttataaatatttaaatattttacagtCAGAAGCACCAAAACACGTACAAATGAAAAGCAGAAACCCAAGGCATGAAGACGTCACATACTATACGTCACTGTTGCgatagtaataatattaataataataacaataatattaacaatatacaaaaaaatcgGTGCTTAAATATTCGGCTGTCCGTCCTTAATTCAGGCTAAATATTTCCAACAAAATGCTTCGTTTGCAGATACAAAAGGGTTTCACGCACAAAACACGAAAATGTGAAGCTTTCAGCTTAGcgcttacaaaaaaaaacaagaacatgtacaggataataaataaattccaaaaCGATAAATTATTCCTCGCCCgcgtatacatttttttcttttttaaaaagtgtgatCGTTTTCAGTTCCAGGGCCGATATTCTCTGTTGGCCGAGAAATTCTCTTTGCTCGCCGGGAACGGAGCTGCGTGGGCCGCCGGTCCCTCCACGGTCGCCCGCTCTGAAAAACGGCGGAGAATTCCACATCGTcatcagaacttttttttttttttttttttttaattctatcTTTATTGCCACTGAAAGGAGCTCGTCTCACGTTTGTGACACTTCATGTGACACCTCAGCTCCTGCGCCTCGGGGAACGTGCTGCCGCACACGCCGCAGGGGAACGGCTTGTCTTTGGCGTGGGTGCGCCGGACGTGGCTGTCGTGGGCCGCGTGGGACGCGAAGGCTTTCCCGCAGTGGCTGCACTTGAAGGGCCGCTCGCCGGAGTGCTGCCTGATGTGGGTCCGGAGGATGCTGGAGGCGGTGAAAGCCTGGAGatgaaaaatcatttttaaattatattttaattatccAGCTAACGAATGTTGCGTCaaaagttgaaaataaatactatacatttatatatatacacaaagtTGAATATTATACGTTCTaacaatattgtttttaataaatgaacatgCCACAAAGCACAATGAATataatctgtacagtatttaagttttggttagtatagtttagtttagtgtgtgtgtgtgtgtgtgtgtgtacatacacacactaaactaaactatactaacacacacacacacacacacacacatcccacttctgacatgcacgttttttaaaaatattatttacagtatattaagcttttgttttaaatagtatagttaatattagtatagttttgtgtgtatatacatagtGTGTATACATAGTGTATAGTACATAGTATAtacagtgtgtatatatacatacacatatatttttatgtacatgtgtgcatgtgatatatacacacacacacacacatatatacacacacatcccacttctgacatacgcgtgttttttttttagctttagttttaattagtatagtttagttttgtgtgtatatacatttatatacatgtcTATATACATAGTGTATAGTATATAATATActagtatatatacacacaagtCTAACTACGTTTTAAGTCAGTATAGtttagttttgtgtgtatatagatatgtatttttatttattttacgattgcactatcgtctgtgtgaaacagtatttcaatatactgtgtatactgttgcactgacaataaacctctcttgatcCCTGACATTTGAGCCATTTTAACAGTCGCGGGAGCGCGCCTTACCTTGTTGCAGTACACGCACTTGTAGGGCCGCTCTCCGGAGTGGACGCGCATGTGCTTGTTCAGGCTGGACGACTGGGAGAAGCTCTTCCCGCAGACCGAGCACTGCAGACAGAGAGTGCGGGGACGTGTATACAGGGTGATCCAGCTCGAGTCAAGAGGAACTACCCACCCGGGCCATTTTCAAACCGCTgaaaaccacccaatctggcaaccccaaATGTCGCGACTGTGAAGTTAAACATCTAAAcggacatggtgacatggtgacatggtgacgtGGGAATGTGGGAATTCCACATGTGTCGCTGGCCCCGGAGGCTCCACCAGGAGCTGTTCCTTCAGCACCGGCGACGCAACCCACCTTGTGCGGTCGGTGTTTCTCGTGGACGTGCAGGATGTGGATCCGCAGCCGGTCCCTCTTCTCGAAGGACCTGTTGCAGAGGCTGCAGGGGAACTTCCTGTCGCCCTGGTCCACGCAGCGCGTGTATTTCAGGTGCTTGTCCCGGTAGTATTTGTAGGCGAACACCTTCCCGCATCTGTCGCACTTGAAACCTTCTCCCGAATCTGGACACGGACACAGAGAAGCGGCGTGAGCCTCCGAGCAGACGCggacggagggacggagggacggaCGGATACCTTCAGCCGAGACCTGCTCGCTGCTGTCCTCCACGAACTCCTTGAGGGTGAGAGGGATGCCCAGGAACTGGACGTAGCAGTCTCCGTACCAGACCAGCAGCTCGTGCTCGGGCCGGACCTCCTTGCAGGCCTCGTAGAAGATCTGGCCCTGGACCTGCAGCGCGACCAGGTTCTGCTCCTCCGGGAACCGGGCGCACTTCACCAGGGACATCCAGTTCCCCGAGGCCCCCCTGCCGTCCACGAAGTGGCTCAGGCGGCCGTTCTCGAAGATCTGCAGGAGAGGAGCGTCAttggttattaatattattactattattattattgcttttacAGAGACGTGTAATTACCTCCCACATCAGGGTGTTGTCGTCGTGGGTTTTAATCTCGCTGGTGTTCACCAGCTTGCCCATGAAGGGCCCGAAGCGGGTCCCCTTCGGCACGGAGCCTTGACCCGCGAACACCCCGAGATCGGACGCGGCCCCGCAGCTCGTCTGGCGGAGCGACAGTCCTGCGGAGGGACGAGTTCAggaaaaaagaaccaaaaaagagagagagagagagagaggagccgCGCCGTGAAACGTGCAGCGATTTACCTTCAGGAAGATCAAGAGCTTCTGGGTCAAACGGGTGGTGATGCCCTCcgagagctggaggagaagaagccaCAAACCAGTTCCTGTTAATAACAtgcttttttataaatataattgtGCCTGGTTTGGTAGAATATTTGTAGAAACATCTCCCAGCAGATCCgagatgaggatgatgatgaagaggaagggTGATGCCCACCTGGCCGCTCGGGGCTCCGGCCGCCGCTGCACCCGTACAGCAGGGTGAAGAGCTGCTCCTCGGTGAAGGTGAAGGTCCGCGCCTCCTTGGGGGGCGAGCAGGGGTCCACGGAGGACCTCCCGCTGCCGGGGCTGCCGGTGGGGAAGTGGGGGACCGGCTCGGGCAGCGCGGGGGGGCCCCAGGAGGTCGGGTGGCTGAAGGTGAAGGGCAGGAGCGTCTGGGCCTCGGTGACCAGGCGACCCAGGGACCGGAGCGGGTGGAAGGGGCCGTGCGCGCCGCCGCCGAAGGGGTCCAGGTAACGCGCGCCGGGGGGCGGCGGGTGGAAGACGCTCCGGTCCCTCACCGCGGGACTGATGGACAGAGACACCGACATCCCGGCGGGGGCAGTGCAGGGAATTCGGGAATTTCTCtagatccaaaaaaaaaattaataataataccaacATAACGACGAATAAAAAGGTTGTTCGATTCTTACTCATACAACGAATAACGAGGATTCtagatattttattgttttggtaAGAATTATAAGAATTATTAAGCTACTTCTTTAAAAACTCGGTTCGATTTGAACGGACGCCTttacaataatttaaataatgaacaataaatTAAACCATTCGTGcgaatttaaaaatatttcatttagatACTTTACATGATTTTAAATCGCCGGAAAACGCCCTTTCCTATAATTGAACAGATTTCTGTCATTAAAACGTGTTGTTTGCGTGATTTCTTTTTGTTCCTTTATTTCGCGGCGGACGAGACGAAGTTCGCGGAAACCAGCAACTGAGACTAATCGGGGTCGCGACACCTCAACGAAAGAACAGCGGGTCAGAGAGGAAAGGTCAGAGGTAACGGAGCGTCCACGGCTCGTCGTACTCACCGCGGTCGGAGCTGCCGGTGCGCGCGCCTCCCCACGCGGGACTGGAGTGGGAGGTTCGGCGGTTTGTTTGCTACGGGACGACGTGCGACCGGCCGccgcggcgggggggggggtctcacgTTGACACGCCCGCCCGCCCAGCGCTCAGCCGGGGATGCCAGGTCGGAAGAATTAATCCCCCGCGTGACCCGATGATCCGCTTAATCGATCAATTAATGATTTTATTGTATCAATATACTGATAAATAGCGTGAACCTGGAAGTGCCCCATTTATATCCCGAATCcctttttaaaatggatttaaaGAAACAATCGCCCCGTCATTCAGATCAAACAGACTCGCAGTcagagattttatttatttttttaatgaaggcaGAGCTTTCTCCACAACTCCTTCACTTTAACACTGGTTTCAGGACAATCTGCTTTGTCGGTAATAAGACTTGTTTACTCATAGTTTATTTCTAAAACCGCCCAAAGATGGCGTGAAAACGGCGATCCTGGCAACCCATATAAAAACTAGAACCCTGgccaaaattatttaaatgtcaaaCAAAAGATTGTATATAAAGGAAGACAGGGATGGGGGAAAACATCTCGAGTTGCTTTTTGACGATTAACACAGTCGATGAAGAAGCTGCCGCTTCGAATCCGGTCGCCCTGATCTGGTTTTAATACAAGTAGCGACGATAAGAAGAGAAACGAAGGCCAGTCTCAGGGAGAGATTTATTAAAGTGTGATCTCTCCTGATTTCTTCCCTTCCTGAGTCTCCTGCAGTGCTCATCtcaattctctctctcacacacacacacacacacacacacacacacacacacacatttaattcGACTAAATCAGCCTTTTAGGGTTTCTCAGGAGTAAATGTACTTTTACCAAAAACACATTGTTGAAATTTGGGTTATAACCCCCCGCCCCCCAAAAAACCCCACCAGTCCAGACAGGGAGTTAAATGTTGCAATAACAGAAATCTTTATTTACAATGGTATTATTCAACATCAAATAGCATCAGCAAAGCCATATTAGTTTGAcaacttgtgtgttttttttttttctcgtctcTTGTTAGGCTATATCTAACTTTGCTTAAAATGCTCACACTAAAGATTACAAACATCGATGCAAGTAAAACGAGTGATGTTCTCACGTGTGAAAAATACATCCGGGAGGAGGTCAAACACTGCGCGTGTTCTACCAGAAAGTCCATATAAATTACATATTGCTTTGATTTCCAAATTGCATCATTTATCCATACATAACCGAAACATTGTCAGAATTGTACAAATAATATAACCCACAACTcatcacaaacaaaaacatggagggagagagaaagagagagtggaaaagagagagcgagcgagaagAATTGAGACTGGTACAGAGAGATCGGAGCAAGAAGAGGcggttttcttctttcttttaaaatgtctgtatgGATCCAGCAATGAGTACAGCTGAGCAGTGATGCACCCAGTCATTACTGTACATGATTTCACTATACAAATATTATACAGACAACTTCATAAATGTACAAGACAGAAATAGATCTAAGGCAATATGCTATATGTTttagcatttcaaggttcttgCATT
Coding sequences within it:
- the prdm14 gene encoding PR domain zinc finger protein 14, whose protein sequence is MSVSLSISPAVRDRSVFHPPPPGARYLDPFGGGAHGPFHPLRSLGRLVTEAQTLLPFTFSHPTSWGPPALPEPVPHFPTGSPGSGRSSVDPCSPPKEARTFTFTEEQLFTLLYGCSGGRSPERPALGGHHHPFDPEALDLPEGLSLRQTSCGAASDLGVFAGQGSVPKGTRFGPFMGKLVNTSEIKTHDDNTLMWEIFENGRLSHFVDGRGASGNWMSLVKCARFPEEQNLVALQVQGQIFYEACKEVRPEHELLVWYGDCYVQFLGIPLTLKEFVEDSSEQVSAEDSGEGFKCDRCGKVFAYKYYRDKHLKYTRCVDQGDRKFPCSLCNRSFEKRDRLRIHILHVHEKHRPHKCSVCGKSFSQSSSLNKHMRVHSGERPYKCVYCNKAFTASSILRTHIRQHSGERPFKCSHCGKAFASHAAHDSHVRRTHAKDKPFPCGVCGSTFPEAQELRCHMKCHKQRATVEGPAAHAAPFPASKENFSANREYRPWN